In Vespula pensylvanica isolate Volc-1 chromosome 2, ASM1446617v1, whole genome shotgun sequence, the genomic window TGGAGGTGTTGGAAAATCTGCATTAACCATTCAACTTATACAAAATCACTTTGTAGATGAGTATGATCCTACCATAGAAGATTCTTATAGAAAACAAGTAAGTTTAAGTTAATTAGTACCTATAAATCTATGACTTAATTATATGTTTAACTGATAATATagttttaattctatttttattgattgtaaatattgttttaaacaGGTTGTTATTGATGGAGAAACGTGCCTTTTAGATATATTGGACACAGCTGGTCAAGAAGAATATAGTGCAATGAGAGATCAATATATGAGGACTGGAGAAGGGTTTTTATTAGTATTTGCTGTTAATTCTGCTAAGAGCTTCGAAGTATGTATACTTCAtattatatccatatataaaaacaaaaatcataaTACATGATATTGATCATGACATGACATACAAATGTTATATttgtcatatttatttttgtcattaaaggatataggtacatatagagaacaaataaaaagagtaaaagatgCAGAAGAAGTACCAATGGTATTAGTTGGGAATAAATGCGATCTTCAACAATCTTGGGCAGTGAATATGACACAAGCTAGAGAAGTTGCACGTCAATATGGAGTGCCATTTGTTGAAACTTCTGCAAAAACTAGAATGGGTGTAGATGATGCTTTTTATACTCTGGTaagttaattattcttttaatctttaaaatcTTTGATAAGATATTATCTGTTATCAATTTATCAagattatatacttataattgtacatttaaaaatactatgtatttataaagattattgGAACATTTTAGGTaagagaaatacgaaaagataaagaacacagaggtaaagaaaaaagaaaacgtatgaGAGTTGGTAATTCCGGACGCAGGAGACATCGATGTTGTCTCCTTTAAATCATTTgctaaaattaatttttttcactcAACAGatcaacgaaaaaataaaatgtaaaatccTAGAGTATATTCactttacataaatttttgcAGCTTCCTTTATagaatatcataattaatcttgaaaaaaaaaaaacagtttttctatatactttgaaaaagaacaacatatttaatacataGTATAGTATATTACAAGGATGCTTACTCACGTGATTACGATTTGTGAAACAATATTGCTTATATAATGGTCTGACATGCatcatttaacattttatgAATTAAAGGAACAGAACCCTTGATTGTTAAAATGTCTAAATCTGCTGCAATCTTTTCCAATCTGCAATCAATAATTATGACATATATTTAGATtttgttaatgaaatattcagtTGTTGGTTTgaactattttttaattatatatatcttataaaaactACCAGTATGCAAGAGTATCTGATATGCAGAAGCCAAGCTTATATTATGATTtgcattaataattcaataggttacatatatagtagcaaatattttttttattttgctttaatAAACTTCAATACTTAACGTAGTTTTGCAAATCAAGTACcacaagattttttattaattattaattttgatgttatttatatatttgttttaattttgtttttatcatatcgaataatatagaTGTTGAAATTCACTTAAGATTGCAGAGAATCACAAacctaattaaattaatttggtGCTCGGGCAACACAAtattgttatatgtatatatatatagatgtatgttACTGTGATTTTGtataacattttaa contains:
- the LOC122638089 gene encoding ras-like protein 1, coding for MTEYKLVVVGAGGVGKSALTIQLIQNHFVDEYDPTIEDSYRKQVVIDGETCLLDILDTAGQEEYSAMRDQYMRTGEGFLLVFAVNSAKSFEDIGTYREQIKRVKDAEEVPMVLVGNKCDLQQSWAVNMTQAREVARQYGVPFVETSAKTRMGVDDAFYTLVREIRKDKEHRGKEKRKRMRVGNSGRRRHRCCLL